In Cervus elaphus chromosome 3, mCerEla1.1, whole genome shotgun sequence, the following proteins share a genomic window:
- the DAZAP2 gene encoding DAZ-associated protein 2 isoform X2 → MNSKGQYPTQPTYPVQPPGNPVYPQTLHLPQAPPYTDAPPAYSELYRPSFVHPGAATVPTMSAAFPGASLYLPMAQSVAVGPLGSTIPMAYYPVGPIYPPASSPWMPSQCCSAGSHAGSQRPRNSAEGKLLHGWLRWWLHHLVKNQGHLYAGKDITYLQHFSQCNCFSHINLKLQFRHMLLGCLSGAQTFRHFSNLIRNHVMVAVPL, encoded by the exons ATGAACAGCAAAG GTCAATATCCAACGCAGCCAACTTACCCCGTGCAGCCTCCTGGGAACCCTGTGTACCCTCAGACCTTGCATCTTCCTCAGGCTCCACCTTATACTGATGCTCCACCTGCCTACTCAGAG CTGTATCGTCCGAGCTTTGTGCACCCAGGGGCTGCCACCGTCCCCACCATGTCAGCTGCATTTCCTGGCGCCTCACTGTATCTTCCCATGGCCCAGTCTGTGGCTGTTGGGCCTTTAGGTTCCACAATCCCCATGGCTTATTATCCAGTTGGTCCCATCTATCCACCTG CCTCCTCCCCCTGGATGCCCTCCCAATGCTGCTCAGCTGGCAGTCATGCAGGGAGCCAACGTCCTCGTAACTCAGCGGAAGGGAAACTTCTTcatgggtggctcagatggtggctACACCATCTGGTGAAGAACCAAGGCCATCTCTATGCCGGGAAAGACATCACATACCTTCAGCACTTCTCACAATGTAACTGCTTTAGTCATATTAACCTGAAGTTGCAGTTTAGACACATGTTGTTGGGGTGTCTTTCTGGTGCCCAAACTTTCAGGCACTTTTCAAACTTAATAAGGAACCATGTAATGGTAGCAGTACCTCTCTAA
- the DAZAP2 gene encoding DAZ-associated protein 2 isoform X1 → MNSKGQYPTQPTYPVQPPGNPVYPQTLHLPQAPPYTDAPPAYSELYRPSFVHPGAATVPTMSAAFPGASLYLPMAQSVAVGPLGSTIPMAYYPVGPIYPPGSTVLVEGGYDAGARFGAGATAGNIPPPPPGCPPNAAQLAVMQGANVLVTQRKGNFFMGGSDGGYTIW, encoded by the exons ATGAACAGCAAAG GTCAATATCCAACGCAGCCAACTTACCCCGTGCAGCCTCCTGGGAACCCTGTGTACCCTCAGACCTTGCATCTTCCTCAGGCTCCACCTTATACTGATGCTCCACCTGCCTACTCAGAG CTGTATCGTCCGAGCTTTGTGCACCCAGGGGCTGCCACCGTCCCCACCATGTCAGCTGCATTTCCTGGCGCCTCACTGTATCTTCCCATGGCCCAGTCTGTGGCTGTTGGGCCTTTAGGTTCCACAATCCCCATGGCTTATTATCCAGTTGGTCCCATCTATCCACCTGGTTCAACAGTGCTGGTGGAAGGAGGGTATGATGCAGGGGCCAGATTTGGAGCTGGCGCTACTGCTGGAAACATTCCT CCTCCTCCCCCTGGATGCCCTCCCAATGCTGCTCAGCTGGCAGTCATGCAGGGAGCCAACGTCCTCGTAACTCAGCGGAAGGGAAACTTCTTcatgggtggctcagatggtggctACACCATCTGGTGA